One Bos indicus isolate NIAB-ARS_2022 breed Sahiwal x Tharparkar chromosome 10, NIAB-ARS_B.indTharparkar_mat_pri_1.0, whole genome shotgun sequence DNA window includes the following coding sequences:
- the LOC109564281 gene encoding olfactory receptor 11G2-like: protein MRTLETNTSGSVSEFILLGFPCRREIQILLFVLFSIIYFLILMGNAAIICAMWSSWKLHTPMYILLANFSFLEICYVSSDVPKMLANIISQTKSISYAGCLLQFYFFFSMCAAESLFLSVMSFDRFLAICRPLHYPIIMTHRLCVLLVVFCWVGGFLWLLTPLILISQVPFCGPNTVDHFLCDLAPLLALSCAPVSGIRLICGIVSSLIIFLTLLYILGTYFYVLSVVLQMSSGSGRQKAFSTCASHLAVISLFYGSVMVMYVSPGSGEYPGIQKFVTLFYALATPFFNPLIYNFRNKDMEEALKKILSVLLKEIFKGSKSRI, encoded by the coding sequence ATGAGGACCTTGGAGACTAATACCTCTGGGTCTGTGAGTGAGTTCATTCTCCTGGGCTTCCCCTGCCGCAGGGAGATCCAGATCCTCCTCTTTGTGCTCTTCTCCATCATCTATTTCCTGATCCTCATGGGGAACGCAGCCATCATCTGTGCCATGTGGTCAAGCTGGAAGCTCCATACACCCATGTACATCCTCCTGGCCAACTTCTCCTTCCTGGAGATCTGCTATGTCAGTTCCGATGTGCCCAAAATGCTAGCCAACATCATCTCCCAGACCAAGAGCATCTCCTACGCTGGCTGCCTGCTCCAGTTCTACTTCTTCTTCTCCATGTGTGCGGCTGAGTCTTTATTTCTGTCAGTGATGTCTTTTGATCGATTTCTTGCCATTTGTAGACCTTTGCATTATCCTATCATTATGACCCATCGCCTGTGTGTGTTGTTAGTGGTCTTCTGCTGGGTAGGTGGCTTTCTCTGGTTATTGACCCCTTTGATTCTAATATCTCAAGTGCCCTTCTGTGGTCCAAACACTGTTGACCATTTTCTCTGTGATCTGGCACCTTTGCTTGCACTATCCTGTGCTCCAGTATCTGGAATTAGGCTGATTTGTGGTATCGTGAGCTCTCTAATCATCTTCCTCACCTTACTGTACATTCTTGGCACTTACTTTTATGTCCTCAGTGTGGTGCTACAGATGTCCTCAGGCTCAGGAAGGCAGAAAGCTTTCTCTACTTGTGCCTCCCACCTTGCTGTGATATCCCTCTTCTACGGCTCAGTCATGGTGATGTATGTTAGCCCAGGTTCTGGCGAATATCCAGGGATACAGAAATTTGTGACCTTGTTCTATGCTTTGGCAACCCCTTTCTTTAATCCCCTGATCTACAACTTCAGGAACAAAGATATGGAAGAAgcactaaaaaaaattttgagtGTTTTACTGAAGGAAATCTTTAAAGGCTCCAAAAGTCGAATTTAA
- the LOC109564280 gene encoding olfactory receptor 11G2-like, with amino-acid sequence MHVLHNKSVTANFHEFILLGFLCSQEIEILLFVFFSIIYILTLLGNSAIICAVWWDQQLHTPMYILLANFSFLEICYINSNVPSMLFNFLSKTKTISYHGCILQFYIFLSLCATELFFLALMAFDRYVAICRPLHYPTIMTRKVCGTLVSASWVGGFLWLVTPAALISQVPFCGSNVIDHYLCDLGAMLAISCVPVPKTALTCSMFSAVITFITLFYILVSYTLVLQAVVQVPKGSSRRKAFSTCTSHLIVVFLFYGSVTVMYVSPGVASQPGLQKFLTMLYSIATPLLNPLIYSLRNKEMKVALKKIMCKL; translated from the coding sequence ATGCATGTTTTGCATAACAAGAGTGTCACTGCTAACTTTCATGAATTTATCCTGCTGGGTTTCCTGTGTAGCCAAGAAATAGAGattctcctttttgttttcttctccatcATTTACATCTTGACCTTGTTGGGCAACAGTGCTATTATCTGTGCTGTGTGGTGGGACCAGCAACTCCACACTCCCATGTATATTTTATTGGCCAACTTCTCATTCCTGGAGATCTGCTACATCAATTCCAATGTGCCCAGCATGTTGTTCAACTTCCTATCCAAGACCAAGACGATCTCCTATCATGGCTGTATCCTACAGTTCTAcatcttcctctctctttgtGCCACAGAACTCTTCTTCCTGGCCCTCATGGCATTTGACAGATATGTTGCCATCTGCCGTCCATTGCACTACCCAACCATAATGACCAGGAAAGTCTGTGGAACCCTTGTGTCTGCTTCCTGGGTGGGTGGATTCTTATGGTTAGTCACACCTGCTGCTCTTATCTCCCAAGTTCCATTCTGTGGTTCAAACGTCATTGATCACTACCTCTGTGATCTTGGGGCAATGCTGGCCATATCATGTGTCCCTGTCCCCAAGACAGCTCTGACTTGTAGCATGTTCAGTGCTGTGATAACATTCATCACTTTGTTCTACATTCTTGTGTCCTACACTCTGGTACTTCAAGCTGTGGTTCAGGTTCCCAAAGGTTCAAGTAGGAGAAAAGCCTTCTCCACATGTACCTCCCACCTGATAGTTGTGTTCCTATTTTACGGCTCAGTCACAGTGATGTATGTAAGCCCAGGGGTAGCCAGTCAGCCTGGGCTGCAGAAGTTCTTGACCATGTTGTACTCAATTGCAACTCCACTTTTAAATCCTCTGATCTACAGCCTCAGGAACAAGGAGATGAAGGTTGCTCTGAAGAAAATTATGTGTAAACTTTAG
- the LOC109564283 gene encoding olfactory receptor 11H6-like: MHISEASNSSGSVSEFILLGFPSRREIQILLCVMFSLIYLLTLLGNAAIICAVWSSRKLHTPMYILLANFSFLEICYVSSDVPKMLANIISQTKSISYAGCLLQFYFFFSMCAAEGYFLSAMSFDRFLAICRPLHYPTIMTYQLCARLVVFCWAGGFLSILMPAVLMSRVPFCGPNVIDHFFCDLGPLLALSCAPVPKTTLTCATVSSLIIFITFLYILGSYTLVLRAVLRVPAGSGRNKAFSTCASHFLVVSLFYGSVMVMYVSPGSRSHPGTQKFVTLFYCMATPFFNPLIYSLRNKDMKDALKKVLCASEISKNTEK, translated from the coding sequence ATGCACATCTCAGAAGCCAGTAATAGCTCTGGGTCTGTGAGTGAGTTCATTCTCCTGGGCTTCCCCTCCCGCAGGGAGATCCAGATCCTCCTCTGTGTCATGTTCTCCCTCATCTACCTGCTGACCCTCCTTGGGAACGCAGCCATCATCTGTGCCGTGTGGTCAAGCCGGAAGCTCCATACACCCATGTACATCCTCCTGGCCAACTTCTCCTTCCTGGAGATCTGCTATGTCAGTTCTGATGTGCCCAAAATGCTGGCCAACATCATCTCCCAGACCAAGAGCATCTCCTACGCTGGCTGCCTGCTCCAGTTCTACTTCTTCTTCTCCATGTGTGCGGCTGAGGGCTACTTTCTATCTGCGATGTCCTTTGATCGGTTCCTTGCCATCTGTCGACCTCTGCATTATCCCACCATCATGACTTATCAACTCTGCGCCCGATTAGTGGTTTTCTGCTGGGCAGGTGGCTTTTTATCAATACTGATGCCTGCAGTTCTTATGTCTCGGGTGCCTTTCTGTGGCCCTAATGTCATTGACCATTTTTTCTGTGATCTGGGACCATTGCTGGCACTGTCCTGTGCCCCTGTGCCCAAAACTACTCTAACTTGTGCCACTGTAAGCTCGCTTATCATTTTCATCACCTTCCTCTACATTCTTGGGTCCTATACCTTAGTTTTGCGAGCTGTACTTCGGGTCCCAGCTGGCTCAGGCAGGAACAAAGCTTTTTCTACGTGTGCCTCCCATTTCTTGGTGGTTTCCTTGTTCTATGGCTCAGTTATGGTGATGTATGTGAGTCCAGGCTCCAGGAGCCATCCTGGGACACAGAAATTTGTGACCCTGTTTTACTGCATGGCAACCCCATTCTTTAATCCTCTGATCTACAGCCTCCGGAACAAAGATATGAAAGATGCATTGAAGAAAGTCCTCTGTGCAtcagaaatttctaaaaatacagagaaatga